The Sandaracinus amylolyticus genomic interval AGGTGATCCACGTCGAGGCGGTCGAGGCGCGCGTGCTGCCGGATCGCGTCGTCTACGTGCGCATCCGATCGTTCCAGGGGACCACGACGGACGAGCTCCGCGCCGCGATCGATCACGCCGCCGAGGAGACGCGCGACGCGGGCGGCATCAGCGGCGTGATGCTCGATCTGCGCGGCAATCCGGGAGGATTGCTCGACGAGGCGGTGCGCGTCTCCGACGAGTTCCTCGAGGAGGGCGTGATCGTCTCGACGCGCGCGCGCGGCGGTGAGCTCATCGAGGAAGCGCGCGCGCGGCGCGCAGGCACGCGACCGAATTGGCCGATGGTGATCCTCGTCGATCACTTCAGCGCGAGCGCGTCGGAGATCGTCGCGGGCGCGCTCCAGGATCATCGCCGCGCGGTCGTCGTCGGATCGCGCACGTGGGGGAAGGGCAGCGTGCAGAACATCGTCGAGCTGCCCGACGGAAGCGCGCTCAAGCTGACGGTCGCGCGCTACTTCACGCCGAACGGCACGTCGATCCAGGCGCACGGCATCGACCCCGACGTCGAGGTCGAGCAGCTCGACGCGGAGACGCTCGCACGCCTGCGCCGCGAGGGCGTCGTGGTGAGCGAGGCGGTGCTCGAGGGGCACCTGTCGGGCGAGCGCGAGCGACGCACCGAGACGAGCACACCGCGCGACCAAGCGCGCACCGGGCCGAGCGAGGGCGACGCGAGCGAAGGCTCGCTCGACGACGACTTCCAGGCCCACCTCGCGCACGAGATCCTGCGCGCGATGATCTCGCGCTGAAGGTGTGACCAGACCGCGCGTGGTGCGACGAACGGCACGTCGCACCTCGCGCGGTCAGGTCACACCTTCAGCTCTGTTTTCCTGGTCGAGCATCTTCGATGCTCGACGGTGCGCGCTGCGCGCGCTTTGGTGCCACGACGCGCTCGGCGACGATGGGCGTCGCTCACGGCGTCCGTGCGCACTGCGCGATGTCGGCTGCACGGCGTGCGCACTGCGCGCGCTGTCGGCTGCACGGCGTGCGCACTGCGCGCGCTTCGGTGCCACGACGCGCTCGGCGACGATGGGCGTCGCCCACGGCTTCCATGCGCACTGCGCGCGCTGTCGGCTGCACGGCGTGCGCACTGCGCGCGATGCTCGCGCTGCGCGACGTGTGCACTGCGCGCTGCGCGCTCCACGACGCGCGCGCTGCGCGCTCCACGACGCGCGCGCTGCGCGCTCCACGACGCGCGCGCTGCGCGCTCCACGACGCGCGATGCTCGGCCGCACGATGCGCGATGCTGGGCTGCACGATGCGCGTGACGCGCGGTCGGAGCGCACCTCGTACCACCGTGTCGCTCGGCGCTCCGTGCTGTCTCTCGTGTGAGGCTCGGAGGGCGCACATCGAGAGCCTTGATCGTCGCGGTGCTCGCTCGGATGATGCGCGCCGTGTCCAAGCGCTTCATCCAACATCGTTCGTGGTTCGTGCTGGCGATCGCGGCAGCGGTCGTCGGCTGTGGTGGGCTCCGGGTCGCGATGGTCGACTCGGCGTACCAGCGTCCCAGCAACGTCGCCGTCTACTTCACGGTCGACACCGCGGGTGGCGATCCCGTCGGCGGCCTGCAGGCGACCGACTTCCGCATCTACGAGGACGGGCAGCTCGTCTCGCCCACCGAGAGCGAGCAGACGATCGTCAATCCCGAGGTCGCCGCCGAGCACTACACGCTGCTGCTCGTCGACATGAGCGGCAGCGTCGTCGAGAGCGATCAGGTGCCCGCGCTGCAGCAGGCGGCGACGGAGTTCACCGCGCAGCTCGAGGGGCACCAGAAGGTCGCCGTCTACGCGTTCGACGGTGCCGAGGATCTCTACGCGATCGCCGACTTCACCTCGGGCGGCGGCGCGCAGGGCGCGATCGGGCGGCTCGGATCGTTCCGTCCTCGCGATCCGTCGACGAACCTCCACGGCGCGGTGGTGCAGGGCATCGCGGTGCTCGACGCGGAGCTCGCGCGCTCGCGCGTGCCGCTGCGCTTCGGGACGATCGTCGTGTTCACCGACGGCAGCGATCGCGCCGCGCGCATCACGCGCAACGAGATGGGGCGCGCCATCGACGCGTCGCCCTACGACATCTTCGCGATCGGCGTCGGCAGCGAGATCGACGAGGGCACCCTCGGCGCGGTCGGCCGCGACGGCTACGTGCTCGTCGAGGACACCGCCGCCGTCACCCAGGCGTTCCAGCAGATCGGCGCGCACATCCTCGCGATGACCCAGCGCTTCTACCTGCTGAGCTACTGCAGCCCGGCGCGCGCGGGCACGCACGAGGTGACGGTCGAGGCGGTCACGCCCGACGCACGCGGCTCGCTGACCTACGAGTTCGACGCGACGGGCTTCGGCCCCGACTGCAACCCGAGCCGGCCGCCGCCGTTCGCGATCGGCAACGCGCGCAACACGCGCACCCGCCCGCGCGCCGAGCGCGGCGCCCGCATCGAGGTGCGCGCCACGGCGCAGTGATCCGCGGGTCCGGACGTTCGGAGTCCCGAATTTCGCGGTGTTTCGGGGTGAAGACCATCCCGAAGCGCCGCGAACGGTCATGTCGCGGGGTGATGACCCTCCGTGATCGCCGATGACGGCGGTTCGGCGGGGTGACGACCCTCCCGGATCGCCGAACACGGCGATCGGCCGGGGTGAACACCGTCGTCGATCGGCGTCCACGGCGCCGTCGCGGGGTGAACACCGTCGTCGATCGCCGTTCGCGGCGCCGTCGCGGGGTGAACACCGTCGTCGATCGCCGTTCGCGGCGCCGTCGCGGGGTGAACACCGTCGTCGATCGGCGTCCACGGCGCCGTCGCGGGGTGAACACCGTCGTCGATCGGCGTCCACGGCGCTGTCGCGGGGTGAACACCGTCGTCGATCGGCGTCCACGGCGCCGTCGCGGGGTGAACACCGTCGTCGATCGCCGTCCACGGCGGCACCGGGCGGCGAAGACCGTGATCTCGCGATGTTCCGACCGCCGGGCGCGGCACGAGAGCGCCTCGCGCGGTCGGGACCACCCCGGGCGCCACGGAGGGTCGTTTCGTGGGCGCCGAACCACGACCGACCACCGGTCGTCGGTGGCTGCGGGTGGTCGGGACCACGACGGACCACCGGTCGTCGGTGGTTGCGGGTGGTCGGGACCACGATGGACCGCCGGTCGTCGGTGGTCGCCGGTGGTTCGGTGGCTTCGGACCGCCGGTCGCCGGTGGTCGCGGGTGGTCGGGACCATGACGGACCACCGGTCCTCGGTGGTCGCCGGTGGTTCGAGGGCCTCGAGCCGGCGGTGTCGGCGGTCGCGGGTGGTTGGGACCACGAGGGCCCGGCGGTCGTCGGTGGTCGCTCGTGGTTTGGGACCACGACGACCGCCGCTCGTCGGTCGTGCCTGGTGGCTCGCGCGCGGCGGGTGAGCGCCGCGCGGCGCTCACTCGGGCTGGGGCTCGGGGCGCGGCGCGGGGTCGCGCGCTTCGTCCTCGCGGATCGAGTAGCGCACCAGCGCGCGCAGGATGTCGTTGCGCTCGAGGTTGCCGGTGATGCGCTTGATGTCCTCGTAGATCGACGGATCCACGAGCAGGCCGCCGATCGTGCCGCGGCCCGCGCGCACGTCCGCCATGACCGCGCGCAGGTCGCCGCTGATCGCCGTCAGGTTCGAGATCAGATCGCCCGCCGAGTCGCCGTAGAGCAGCTCGTGCGCGTTGCCGTCGCCGGTGCGGATGTCGCGCAGGATCGTCGCGGCCTCGCCCGCGGTGTCGGCGAGGTTCGACACCAGGCGCGTGCCCGTCTCGCCGTAGATGAGCTCGTGCGCGGTGCCGTCTCCGTCGCGGATCTCGTTGGTGATCGCGCGCACGTTGCGGGCCGTCTGCGCGAGCTCGGACGTCGCGACCTGCACCGAGCCGAGCGTGCTCTCGACGCGATCCGCGAGCTGCGGATCGCGGATGAGGCGCGGGATCGTCCCGTCCTCCTCGGCGAGCATGCGCGTGAGCTCCGCGACGTTGTGGCTGATCGCGTGGAGGTCGCGCCGGAAGTCCTCGTCGGCGAGCGTCTCGGTGAACTCGCGGACGTTCTCGACGGCGGGGCGCGCGTCCTCCATGAGCTCGCCCGCGCTCGAGAGCGCGCCGAAGATGCCGCCGGTCTCCTGGCTCGGGATCATCGCGCCCGCGGGCAGCGGCTCGCCGCGACCGGGCGAGAGATCGACGAGCATGTCGCCGAGCAGGCCCTTGCTGCCGAGCGTCGCGACGGTGCCGCCGGCGCCGGTCGCGGGATCGGTGGGCGAGGTGACGAGGTGGTGCACGTCCTCGCGCACCTCGAGCACGACCTCGAGCTCACCGTTGTCGGTGAAGTTGATGGCGGAGACGGTGCCGACCTCGATGCCCGCGAGGCGGATCGGCGATCCCGGGCGCAGGCCCGAGACGTTGGCGAACACCGTGCGGAACTCGAGCCGTGAAGCGAAGAGCGCGCTGCGGTTGCCGAGCGTGAAGACGAGCGCGGCACCGATGACGAGCGCGAGTGTGACGAAGATGCCGACCTTGAACTCGGTGGAGCGGCCTGAATTCATGAAGTCGTGAGCCTCTCTATCGGCCCCTCGTAGGACACCCCTCGAACACCGTCAACATGTCCCCCGTGGGGCGATGTGGGGAGGCGTCACGCGCAGTCCACAGGACGGCCGAACACCACATGACGACCGACCACGACCACGACCACGACGACGACCACGACCACGACGACGACCACGACCACGACCACGAGGTCCACGTCGACGGCGGCCGTCCGTGCACGCGAACGTGGTCGTGGTCGTGAACGTGGTCGTGGTCGTCAACGCGACGCGAAGGTGCTCGTCGGTCCGCCGCTCACCCGCCGTAGCGCAGCAGCGTCGCGGCGTCGTCGGTCTCGGGCGCGTGGCCCATGATGAAGTCGCGCACCTGCGGGTTGTCGGTCGAGCGCGCGTCGTCGACGGTGCCGGACCACACGACGTAGCCCTTGTGGATCATCGCGATGCGATCGCTGATCTCGAACGCGCTCTCCATGTCGTGGGTGACGACGATCGAGGTCACGTTGAGCAGCTTCTTGGTCTCGACGATCAGCTGGTTGATGCGCTCGGTGTTGATCGGATCGAGGCCGGTCGTCGGCTCGTCGTAGAGCAGCACCTGCGGGCGGATCGCGATCGCGCGCGCCAGGCCGACGCGCTTGCGCTGGCCGCCCGAGAGCGACGTCGGCATCGAGCGCTGGGTGCCCGGCAGGCCGACGTCCTCGAGCGCCTTGGCGACGCGCTCCTCGATCTCGTTCTCGGGCAGCCGCTCGTGCTCGCGCAGGCCGTACGCGACGTTGTCGTAGACGCTCATCGAGTCGAAGAGCGCCGCGCCCTGGAAGAGCATGCCGATGCGGCGGCGGATCGCGGGGAACTCGCGCTCGCCCTTGTCGTCGATGCGCTTCCCGTCGAACGTGATGGTGCCGCCGTCGGCGCGCAGCAGGCCGATCAGCATCTTGAGCATGACGCTCTTGCCCATGCCCGAGCCGCCGATGATCGTGAGCGACTCGCCCGCGTGGACGTCGAGGTGCAGATCCTCGTAGACCACCTTCGGGCCGAACACCTTGCGGACGTTGCGGAACTCGATCAGCGCCACGGCGGCGAGCCTAGCACTCGTGCTCTCCTGCACGGGGGAGCGCGACGAGCTCGACGCGGAGCGCGCCGTCGAGATCGCGCGCGAGCACGCCGAGGAGATGGACGCGTTCGAGCGCTGGGCGCGCCGCGTCGCGGCGGCGGACACGACGTTCCCGAGCCGCGCGGCGCTCGAGGAGGCGACGTTCGCGCCGGTGCGCAGAGAAGAAGGCGTGGTCGGCGCGTGGGTGGAGCGCGACGGGCCCGATCCGTGGTCGCTCGCGATGCGCCGGCGCGACGCGGTGCCGGGCGATCTCGAGTGGCGCCGGGCGCGGCTCGGCGGGCTCGAGGAGTACGAGGTCGCCGTCGTCGGCGCGCGCCGCTACGTGCGCGCACGGAGCGAGACGACCGGCGGTGCGATGTTGATCGTGACGCTCGCGTTCGAGCCGTGATCGCGACGGAGGGCGTGACCGCAGGCTCACGCGTCGGGCTCGCCGTCGAGCTCGGGCGCGGCGCAGCCGACCGCGGTCGCGTCGCCCGGCGCGACCTCGGCGCGCACGTCGCGCGCGCGGCGGAGCATCGCGAGCAGCGGGCGATCGACGCTCTCGTCGATCGCGTCGGGCGGGGAGCTCACGACGATCACGCTCGATGCGCGATGGGCCGTCACGCGGTGCAGCGCGCCTTCGCGGAGGTGCAGTGACTGGCCCGCGATCGCGCGCGCGCCTTCGTCGCGCCACGCGCCTTCGTCGTCGCGCGACCAGCGCTCGAGCGCGAGCTCGCCCGCGACGACGTGGACCCAGACCTCGGCTTCGGGGCGCACCGTGATCTCGTGGATCGCGCCGCGCGGCCACCACGCGGCGCTGGTGCGGTGCAGCTCGCTGCGCCCGAGGATCGCGTGCGATGCGCCGTTCGAAGCGCGCGTCGGCGCGAGCGCGCGGATCTCACCCCAACCGAGCCCAAGCAGCGACGCACGACGATCGGTCATGGATCCAGCGAGTGCCCGAGGGCGCGATCCGATGCAAGAAATCGGATGCGACCAGCCTCCGCGCTCTTGCTCGCTCTGCTCGTGACCGCTTGCGCCGAGCCCTGCGAGGTCCCGCGCCGCGACGTGGCGTACCTCGTGACCTCGCTCTCGATCGACGACGCGCCCACCGGCGCGGCGCCGGGGCTCGACGTCGATGGCGTGGCGAGCACGGGCCGCTCCGGAGGCACGAGCTGCGTCGAGCTCACGCCGGACGGACCGCGCGGCGCGGACAACGCCGCCGCCCTGCTGGTCGGCATCGCCGAGGACATCGCTTCGGGGTCGCTCGAGGACGCGGCGCCGGAGCTGGTCACGAGCGGGCGGATGGTGCTGCTCTTCGACGTGCGGTGGGGCGAGGACGGGGGCACGCCGACGCTGCGCGTCGTGCGTGGTGAGCCAGTGAGCGGCGCGATCGAGACGCTCGGTGATCGGCCGCGGGTCGGTCAGGCGTTTCGCGCGCTCGAGGTGCTCGCGGAGGTGCCCTTCACGGTCGAGCGCGAGTGCGAGCGGCGGCGCGAGCGCCTGAGCGCGGTGGTGCCGGCGTTCACGCCCGTCGACGGAGTCGCGGTGCCGGCGATGCCGATCGAGCGGGCGGAGGTGACGCACGTCGCGCTCGCGACCGATGGCGTGGCGCTGCGCGAGGGCTGGCTGGGTGGGAGCTGGACGATCGAGGACCTCGCGGCGTGGGCGAACCGCTTCGGTGGCGTTGGGAGCGAGGATGCGCTCGCCGCGCTCTCCGGCTTCGCCGACCTCGAGCCTCACCCCGATGACCCGCTGGTGTGCCGTCGGCTCTCGTTCGGCTTCCGGTTCGACGCCGTGATCGCCGAGCTGGTGGACTGATCAGAAGCTCGCGTCGAGCTGCAGGCGCACGACGTGCGCGCCGACGAGGAAGTCGTCGCCGAACGAGTGCGACCAGTCGGCCTGCACCTTGAGCAGGTGGCCGTGCAGGTAGAGGTTCGCGCCTGCCGAGAGGCCGTGGCCGCGCTCGTTCGCTTGCGCGACGAGCGCCGGGTCGGTGCCCTCGCGCGCGACGAGCTGCTCCCAGCGCGACCAGATCTCGAACATCGGATGGAGCATCACGCCGACCTGCGCGAGGTAGCCCCAGCCCGAGCGCGAGTACTCGCGCGTGACCTGGCCGTCGGCGTCGGTCTGCTCGACGAAGTCGCCGCTCGTCGACTCGCGCCAGACGATCTCCGCGAGCAGCGAGACGCCCGCCCACTTGAAGACGAGATCGCCCGCGAGGTGCGCGTAGTCGAAGCGCGCGAACTGGTACGGCACGCCCGTCGTGGAGCGCGGGCGATCGCTGCGGTGGTTGAAGCCGAAGCCGGCGCCGATCGCGAGACGCGGACTCGGGCTGCGCGCGAGGTCGCCCTCGCTGTCGTCGTCGAAGCCGCCGAACGGGCGCACCGAGACGCGCGCGGTGTAGAGCAGGCCCGCGTCGGGCGTCGCGCCGAGCCGGTTGCGACCGTCGCCGCCGAACACGCCGAGGAAGTACGAGAGCGCGCCGCCGAGGCCGAGGAAGTCGGTCGACTGCAGCACGACGCCGACGTCGCGATCGAGCGTGAGCTCGCGGACGACGTCGGTGCGATCGACGGTCTGCAGCGCGAACTCGCGGATGGTGCGCGCGCGATCGAAGGGCACGAAGAACTGACCGATGCGCACGTTGAGCTCGCGCAGCTGGCGCAGCTCGAGGAACGCGTCGAAGATCGGACTCGGGTTGCCGGGCTCGAAGTCGTTGGCGCCGAGCGCGAGCTGCAGGCCGTAGCGCACGTCGGGGTGCAGCACGTGGCCGGTCCACCACAGGCGCGCGGTGCGGATCTCGATGCCGGTGTCGACCTGATCGTCGTCGATGCGCAGCGTCGCGCGCACCTGGAGGCGCGCGCGGATCGAGCCGGAGAAGGCATCGCCCATCGAGACGGTGAGGCCGCGGCCGGGCTCGGCGGTGACGGCGACCGACGGCGTCGCGGGCGCGACGGGCGGCGGCGCGGCCGGTGCGACGGGAGGCGGGGTGCTCGCGGCGGGCGCAGGCGCGGCGGGCGGGGGCTCGTCGGCCGGGGCGTCGGGTCGCGTCTCGCTGTCGAAGGTCGTGGTCTCGGTGTCCGCGTCGGCTGGGAGCGCGTCCTGCGCGTGCGCGATCGACGAGAGCGAAGCGGCCGCGAGCGAGGCGAGCAGAAGAGCGAATTGCGTACGCATGTCAGCGGTCTTCACGCGTGGGGAGCGACGGCGGGCGAGCGAGCATGCGGCCCGCGCAGAGCACGGGTCGCGCCATCCACGGCGGTCCCGTGGAATTCCACGGGACGCCTTGCTCCATCGCGGGGACGAGCCATGCCCCGGCACGGATCACACCGTTGCCCGTGATGGATCACGGCGAAAGCCGTGATCCATCACGGTTGCGAGGCCACGGCCGTGCTGGGCGGCGGATGTCCGTGTCCGGCGCGTGGTGCCGCCGGTCGATGGGCTCGACGGCGCGACGCCGCGGTCGCCCGTGATCGCGCACGGGTCTCGCCCGCGCCGAGCACGCCGACACGCGAGATGCGCGAGAGAACGAAGGACTCACCGCGCGGTCCGGGACGTGCAGTCGGCCGCCGCGTGACGGACGAGCGATGCGCGCGATCGAGCGCGTGCGTCGAGCTCGCGCCGAACGTGGAGGCACGCGTCGCGCGAGCGACGCGCGGCGGGCGATCCGCGCTCGCCGTTCGAGGTGGATGGAGGACGCGGATGACTGGACGAGCGGCATCGGTGCGAGCGCTTTGGTCGAGCGGCGTCGAGCGCGTGTGCGCGCTCGAGCTCGCGCCACCCGCGCTGATCACGCGCGCGGGGCTCGTGGCGTTCGATGCGTACGACGCGCTCGCGCGCATCGCGGACGGTGACCCGCTGCGCATCGTGGCGCTCGGATCGGGCGCGGCGCGATCGGCGGTGATCGGGCGCACCGACAAGGCGTGGGTGCGGCGCGGGCTGCGCGCCGCGGTGCCGCCGGCGAGCGCGCGCTCGTCGCGCGTGGCCGCGGAGATCGCATTGCACGTCGCGCTCGGGGCGCGCGCGAAGGAGGTCGAGCGCGTCGAGCTCGAGCCCGGTCGGAGCAGCGCGCTCGGCGC includes:
- a CDS encoding S41 family peptidase, with protein sequence MCASAFAGAFAAVLVLGATLLLGGRAEATPTRASPYANLAIFARALAHIEASHVEPPDQDRLIYGAIKGMVETLDPHSTFLDPEEYRILTSDTQGRFGGIGVSIDVRDGWLTVHGVTEGSPADRAGVIPGDRFLTIDGWAARDMPISEAVRRMRGDPGTEVRVRIRRENVEDAVEVTLTREVIHVEAVEARVLPDRVVYVRIRSFQGTTTDELRAAIDHAAEETRDAGGISGVMLDLRGNPGGLLDEAVRVSDEFLEEGVIVSTRARGGELIEEARARRAGTRPNWPMVILVDHFSASASEIVAGALQDHRRAVVVGSRTWGKGSVQNIVELPDGSALKLTVARYFTPNGTSIQAHGIDPDVEVEQLDAETLARLRREGVVVSEAVLEGHLSGERERRTETSTPRDQARTGPSEGDASEGSLDDDFQAHLAHEILRAMISR
- a CDS encoding VWA domain-containing protein — encoded protein: MSKRFIQHRSWFVLAIAAAVVGCGGLRVAMVDSAYQRPSNVAVYFTVDTAGGDPVGGLQATDFRIYEDGQLVSPTESEQTIVNPEVAAEHYTLLLVDMSGSVVESDQVPALQQAATEFTAQLEGHQKVAVYAFDGAEDLYAIADFTSGGGAQGAIGRLGSFRPRDPSTNLHGAVVQGIAVLDAELARSRVPLRFGTIVVFTDGSDRAARITRNEMGRAIDASPYDIFAIGVGSEIDEGTLGAVGRDGYVLVEDTAAVTQAFQQIGAHILAMTQRFYLLSYCSPARAGTHEVTVEAVTPDARGSLTYEFDATGFGPDCNPSRPPPFAIGNARNTRTRPRAERGARIEVRATAQ
- a CDS encoding MlaD family protein encodes the protein MNSGRSTEFKVGIFVTLALVIGAALVFTLGNRSALFASRLEFRTVFANVSGLRPGSPIRLAGIEVGTVSAINFTDNGELEVVLEVREDVHHLVTSPTDPATGAGGTVATLGSKGLLGDMLVDLSPGRGEPLPAGAMIPSQETGGIFGALSSAGELMEDARPAVENVREFTETLADEDFRRDLHAISHNVAELTRMLAEEDGTIPRLIRDPQLADRVESTLGSVQVATSELAQTARNVRAITNEIRDGDGTAHELIYGETGTRLVSNLADTAGEAATILRDIRTGDGNAHELLYGDSAGDLISNLTAISGDLRAVMADVRAGRGTIGGLLVDPSIYEDIKRITGNLERNDILRALVRYSIREDEARDPAPRPEPQPE
- a CDS encoding ABC transporter ATP-binding protein, with amino-acid sequence MALIEFRNVRKVFGPKVVYEDLHLDVHAGESLTIIGGSGMGKSVMLKMLIGLLRADGGTITFDGKRIDDKGEREFPAIRRRIGMLFQGAALFDSMSVYDNVAYGLREHERLPENEIEERVAKALEDVGLPGTQRSMPTSLSGGQRKRVGLARAIAIRPQVLLYDEPTTGLDPINTERINQLIVETKKLLNVTSIVVTHDMESAFEISDRIAMIHKGYVVWSGTVDDARSTDNPQVRDFIMGHAPETDDAATLLRYGG
- a CDS encoding porin; amino-acid sequence: MRTQFALLLASLAAASLSSIAHAQDALPADADTETTTFDSETRPDAPADEPPPAAPAPAASTPPPVAPAAPPPVAPATPSVAVTAEPGRGLTVSMGDAFSGSIRARLQVRATLRIDDDQVDTGIEIRTARLWWTGHVLHPDVRYGLQLALGANDFEPGNPSPIFDAFLELRQLRELNVRIGQFFVPFDRARTIREFALQTVDRTDVVRELTLDRDVGVVLQSTDFLGLGGALSYFLGVFGGDGRNRLGATPDAGLLYTARVSVRPFGGFDDDSEGDLARSPSPRLAIGAGFGFNHRSDRPRSTTGVPYQFARFDYAHLAGDLVFKWAGVSLLAEIVWRESTSGDFVEQTDADGQVTREYSRSGWGYLAQVGVMLHPMFEIWSRWEQLVAREGTDPALVAQANERGHGLSAGANLYLHGHLLKVQADWSHSFGDDFLVGAHVVRLQLDASF